The window CCCATCTTGCGGTGTAAACGATAGCAGCGAATTTTTCCCTCGCCACATTACTGCGGAAAGCTGCGCGTTTGCATCTTTCAACGTAAAATAAAAATGTCCCGATGTATGCTTCTTGAAATTCGAAATCTCTCCTTGCACAATCACATTCTCAAAACTTTCTTCAAGAACCGATTTTATTGTGCGCGTGAGTTCTGAAACGGAAAGAATTTTATCGAATCTCGTATGCACGTGTTTGTTTTTAAAAAAATTCGTGGTAAATTTACGCAAAATTATAGTAAATATTTTATGTTTGAGAAGAATCCTTCGGGAAAAAATATTCCAAGGATTTCGATTCACTCCTTCTCTGCATTTTTTCCGTACGACTTTTTTATTTTCTATTTTTTCCTCGCATTTATGAATATCGGTATTGTTTGTTATCCCACGTACGGAGGAAGCGGTGTCGTCGCTTCCGAACTTGGCATTGCACTTGCAAAACTTGGGCATAAAATCCATTTCATCAGTTATGCAATTCCTGCGCGTTTCGATTCGTATGTAAAAAATATTTACTATCACGAAGTGGAAATCAGTCGTTACCCGCTTTTCGAATTCCCATTATACACGCCCGCACTAACAAGTAAAATCATCGAAGTTGCACGGTTCGAAAAACTTGACATCATCCACGCGCATTATGCAATTCCTCACGCAATGAGCGCATTGCTAGCAAAACAAATTCTCGACAAGCAATCCATCGCAACGATAACCACTCTCCACGGTACCGACATCACGCTCGTTGGACTTGAACCCGCTTTTCTCCCGATAATGAAACATACTATCGAACATAGCGACGGCGTAACTGCTGTTTCCAATTTCTTAAAACAAGAAACTATTTCAAATTACAACATAGAAAAAGAAATTGATGTTATTCCAAACTTCGTTGATTTGGAAAAATTCCATCGAAATGAGAATACAGATTTCAGAAAATCCTTTGCACCAAAAAACGAAAAAATTCTTATCCACGCATCAAACTTTCGTCCGTTAAAACGCGTCCAGGATATTATTCATATCCTTAAACTTGTTCGAAAAGAAATTGACACAAAACTATTATTAGTTGGCGATGGACCAGAACGTTCTGTTGTTGAAAATATGTGCCGCGAACTCGATCTTTGCGACAAAGTCTATTTTCTCGGTAAGCAATCGGAACTTACTCCTCTTCTTTCTATTTCCGATGTATTTTTATTGACCAGTGAAACAGAAAGTTTCGGGTTATCCGTTTTGGAAGCGATGGCGTGCAAAGTCCCTGTTGTTTCAACGAATGTTGGTGGGCTTCCAGAAGTTGTCGTTGCCGGTGAAACAGGATTTATGTCGAATGTCGGAACGATTGAAAAGATGGCAAACAATGTTCTTCTTCTCCTAAAAAATGAAGAACGAAGAAAACAGTTCGGAAATAACGCTTACGAACGTGCAAAAAAATTTTTTGATATGCAACACATTATTCCAAAATACATATCGTTTTACGAAAAGATTCTACACACGAATGTTCGTGAATCGTAATTCGTACATCGCTTTCATACTATAACAATACCTAAACGTGTTACCGCAGGGCAATTTCAGAAATATCTTGAACCCTATTTGAGCAATGCCATGCACAGTGAAAAAACGGTTCTTTGACGAAACCATGTATTGACATCGTTTTACGTTCAAACGTAGTTTTGCACGGGTCAATCAATTTAAGTGTGTCCCAGTGCTTTTTGAACGGGACGATATGCTTTTCTTTGCTTTGAATATCATTGCCTTTACGATGATTAACTTGCGTTTTTTACTCAATGCAAAAGTTTAATTTAGTTTAAAATTAAAAAGAGAATGAATCCTATATAAATAAAAATATTTGGATGTAACAAAACTTCTCTAAGTATTTTAATCCTCGTTTTAAATTAATATAGTGAATGAGGTCTCATGTTATTTCCCTATCGCTTCACATCCTGCTTTCACAATCGCCGCAAACGAATCGGCTTTCAAACTTGCGCCGCCAACTAATGCTCCATCAATATCAGATTGTGACAGTAACTCGAGTGCATTTTTTTCATTCACGCTTCCGCCGTATTGAATAATGAGTTGCTCGGCTATTGCCCACGAAAACATTTGCCCGACAAGTTTGCGAATTAGTTTATGCACAGCGTTTGCTTGCTCGGTCGTTGCAGTTTTTCCCGTGCCGATTGCCCACACAGGTTCGTATGCAATCACCACGTCTTCCATTTCGCTCGCAGAAAGTCCCGCAAGCACGCCTTTTATTTGCGCAGTAATAACTGCATCCGTAATGCCGCTTTCCCGTTCTTGCAATGTTTCGCCTACACAAATAATCGGAACGAGTTGCGACGCGAGCGCTTTCTTCGCTTTCAGATTGATGTATTCGTTTGTCTCTTTGAAATATTGCCGCCGCTCCGAATGTCCGAGAATCACCGCAGTGCATCCGACGGATTTCAACATTCGCGCGGAAATTTCTCCTGTGAATGCGCCATCATCTTTGTCGCTCATATTTTGCGCGCCAAGTTTCATCGAAGAATCTTTGAGCAGCGTGTTTGCTATAACGAGCGAAATAGATGGCAGACAAAGCAGCACACCGACTTTTTCATTCGTTGTTACTTTTTGTTTCAGTTCATCAATTAAGTTTGCGGACTCGTGAATGTCTTTATTCATTTTCCAGTTGCCGGCAATGAGTTTGTTTCGCATAGGTTTTAAGTAGTTGAGTAGTTGAGTAGATTAGTAATTGAGTTTATTAAAAATTAGCGATTAAGACTTTTTTGAAGTCCATCGAGCATAGCGATTATTTCATTGACATCATTGAGAAGTTTTTGATACGTGCTTTCATTGATATAATTATTTTCGAGAGCGATATCCAAACAACCAATACTTTCAAAACCAGAACGAATAGAATAATCTAAAAATTTGGAGAACTCTTTCTTTGAAGAATTTCCTGCACCTTCTGCAATATTGAGAACAACTGAATCCGCAGCACGACGAAATTGAGATGTTAAACCAAACATTTCCTCTTTTGGAAAAGCACGAACAACTTGTCTTACAACTTTCGTAAACTTCAATGCTTTTTGATATACTATTAAATCCTTAAACTTATGCATCTCAACTACTCATCTACTCAATTACTCAAATACTTCCTTAAAACTTCATTCACAATTTTCGGATTCGCTTTTCCCTTTGTTGCTTTCATAATTTCGCCGACAAAATACGCAAGAACTTTTTCATTTCCCGAACGATATTTTTGCACTTGCTCTGCATTTGCAGGATTTGAAACTATTTCTCGAACAATTTTTTCTATTTCACTTGAATCGGAAACCTGCACAAGTCCTTTGCGTTGGACAATCGCATTCGGTTCTTCGTTTGATTTCAACATTTCTTCAAAAACTTCTTTCGCAAGTTTGTTGCTGATTGTTCCGTTATCAATAAGCGAAACAAGTTTACCTAAATTATTCGCAGCAATTGGAAATTGTTCAAACGAAATATTTTTTTCACTCACAACACGCAACACGTTCGTCATTATCCAATTGCTAACCGACTTTATATTTTCTTTTGTTCTGTTGGAGAGTCCAGCGAGAGCGTTTTCAAAATATTCGGCATAATGTTTTTCTTGCGTAAGAACATCGGCATCATATTTCGGCAAACCGTAATCGGAAATAAATCGAGCGCGTCTCGTTGTTGGATGTTCGGGCAATTCCGATTTTACTTTCGCAAGCCATTTTTCATCAACAACAATCGGCACCAAATCGGGGTCGGGGAAGTAACGATAATCGTGCGCTTCTTCTTTGCTTCGCATCGAATTCACAATTTGTTTTTCCGCGTCCCACAGCAACGTTTCTTGCACAACTTTTCCACCGCTTTCGATAATTACAGTTTGCCGACAGATTTCATATTCAATCGCGCGTTCAACATTGCGGAAGGAATTCATATTTTTCACTTCGGCTTTTGTACCAAGTTTCGTCTCGCCTTTTTTGCGAATCGAAACATTTGCATCGCAGCGCAAACTTCCTTCCTCCATATTACCATCGCAAATTTCGAGATACGTTACGAGTTGATGAATTTTTTGCAAATAGCGCGCCGCATCTTTCGCAGACCGTAAATCCGGTTCGCTCACAATTTCAATCAACGGAGTACCGCAACGATTCACATCCACAAGCGAATCGC of the Ignavibacteria bacterium genome contains:
- the gatB gene encoding Asp-tRNA(Asn)/Glu-tRNA(Gln) amidotransferase subunit GatB, which codes for MKENYEAVIGLEVHAQLKTKTKAFCSCTIKFGNEPNSNVCPVCLGMPGTLPVLNKNLVEFILRMGLITYCKIRERSIFARKNYFYPDLPKGYQISQYEEPICEFGFVEIESDDGVRKKIGLTRIHMEEDAGKLIHDMESDSLVDVNRCGTPLIEIVSEPDLRSAKDAARYLQKIHQLVTYLEICDGNMEEGSLRCDANVSIRKKGETKLGTKAEVKNMNSFRNVERAIEYEICRQTVIIESGGKVVQETLLWDAEKQIVNSMRSKEEAHDYRYFPDPDLVPIVVDEKWLAKVKSELPEHPTTRRARFISDYGLPKYDADVLTQEKHYAEYFENALAGLSNRTKENIKSVSNWIMTNVLRVVSEKNISFEQFPIAANNLGKLVSLIDNGTISNKLAKEVFEEMLKSNEEPNAIVQRKGLVQVSDSSEIEKIVREIVSNPANAEQVQKYRSGNEKVLAYFVGEIMKATKGKANPKIVNEVLRKYLSN
- the bshA gene encoding N-acetyl-alpha-D-glucosaminyl L-malate synthase BshA; amino-acid sequence: MNIGIVCYPTYGGSGVVASELGIALAKLGHKIHFISYAIPARFDSYVKNIYYHEVEISRYPLFEFPLYTPALTSKIIEVARFEKLDIIHAHYAIPHAMSALLAKQILDKQSIATITTLHGTDITLVGLEPAFLPIMKHTIEHSDGVTAVSNFLKQETISNYNIEKEIDVIPNFVDLEKFHRNENTDFRKSFAPKNEKILIHASNFRPLKRVQDIIHILKLVRKEIDTKLLLVGDGPERSVVENMCRELDLCDKVYFLGKQSELTPLLSISDVFLLTSETESFGLSVLEAMACKVPVVSTNVGGLPEVVVAGETGFMSNVGTIEKMANNVLLLLKNEERRKQFGNNAYERAKKFFDMQHIIPKYISFYEKILHTNVRES
- a CDS encoding four helix bundle protein is translated as MHKFKDLIVYQKALKFTKVVRQVVRAFPKEEMFGLTSQFRRAADSVVLNIAEGAGNSSKKEFSKFLDYSIRSGFESIGCLDIALENNYINESTYQKLLNDVNEIIAMLDGLQKSLNR
- a CDS encoding triose-phosphate isomerase — encoded protein: MRNKLIAGNWKMNKDIHESANLIDELKQKVTTNEKVGVLLCLPSISLVIANTLLKDSSMKLGAQNMSDKDDGAFTGEISARMLKSVGCTAVILGHSERRQYFKETNEYINLKAKKALASQLVPIICVGETLQERESGITDAVITAQIKGVLAGLSASEMEDVVIAYEPVWAIGTGKTATTEQANAVHKLIRKLVGQMFSWAIAEQLIIQYGGSVNEKNALELLSQSDIDGALVGGASLKADSFAAIVKAGCEAIGK